The Sylvia atricapilla isolate bSylAtr1 chromosome 5, bSylAtr1.pri, whole genome shotgun sequence genome includes a window with the following:
- the SSPN gene encoding sarcospan — MGKEEKKARHSTSPNSQSQTGKAPGGEKSAGSTQESAMKKKQKKAKGDPKTGQEEESHTCCGCRFPLLFALLQLALGASVTVLGFLMAGISSSLLVRDTPYWAGIIVCVVALVGFVMLCISYQPDEKTCVQFTVKLLYFLLSALALVACVLAVAFAAHHYLQLTKFTCDTTPESCQCKLDAADPLGRTFVYRDAADCGSLSSALGLYLLLQMALNLAAALVCLLTCFVVWKHRYQVFYVGVRFQPLTAAEGHGQQV; from the exons atgggaaaggaggagaagaaagccCGGCACAGCACGTCCCCGAATAGCCAGAGCCAGACGGGAAAGGCGCCCGGAGGGGAGAAAAGCGCCGGCTCGACGCAGGAGTCCGCGatgaagaagaagcagaagaaagccAAGGGGGATCCCAAAACCGGCCAGGAGGAGGAATCCCACACTTGTTGTGGCTGCCGTTTCCCGCTGCTGTTTGCCTTGCTGCAGCTGGCGTTAGGCGCCTCTGTAACAGTGCTGGGCTTCCTTATGGCAGGCATCAGTTCCTCTCTGCTAGTCAGAGACACTCCATATTGGGCTGGGATAATT GTCTGTGTGGTGGCCTTAGTGGGATTTGTTATGCTGTGTATTTCGTACCAACCTGATGAGAAGACATGTGTGCAGTTCACAGTGAAG ctgctgtattttctcctgAGTGCCCTGGCTCTGGTTGCCTGTGTTTTGGCGGTGGCTTTTGCTGCACACCACTACCTGCAGCTGACCAAGTTCACCTGTGACACCACCCCCGAGTCCTGCCAGTGCAAACTGGACGCTGCAGACCCCCTCGGCCGGACCTTCGTGTACCGGGACGCGGCCGACTGCGGCAGCCTGAGCAGCGCTCTCGGCCTGTACCTCCTCCTGCAGATGGCTCTCAACCTGGCCGCGGCCCTGGTGTGCCTCCTCACTTGCTTCGTGGTGTGGAAGCACCGCTACCAGGTCTTCTACGTGGGCGTTCGCTTCCAGCCTCTCACGGCCGCCGAGGGCCACGGGCAGCAGGTGTAG